TCTTGGCTAGTTTTATCAAATTATCAGCCTTTTTACTATTCTAGAATCAGAGATGGACCTCTTTTCCTTTCAATTCACCTAAAATTGGTTTTTCTCGGTTTGATCAGCTTGTGACAAGTTCATGTTATATAACAATTTAAATCTGAAATTAAAGTTAAACTATTTACTTCGTAAAAAAAGCCTCAAAAACATTTAGAATACAAATCAGAGTGCATTAATCTGCAGATATATAACACATAGTaaggcaaaaacaaaaatttgacaGCTGAGAGCTTGTTTTCGTAAaggaaatcatccataaacggTACACTAATCAAATCGGGATATGGCACGTTGATATCATGGTTAATAGAATCATCCTTTGAaggattttgtattttatttctctGAAAAATTTAAGCCAAGATAGAAGGAGGAGGAGTTTAGGTAGGACTAGGACTAGgaatttgaaagaaagaaagtgaaatTACTGAAATGTGAAAGTCGTTAACATAATAACTATATACGGCTTATGTAGTAGTAGAGAGACTATTCGCCACGCCAACTAATCACATGTGCATCTATAACTGTAACTAACTAAACCCATATGTAGactactttgatttttattttaaacaagcATGTTTGTAAAGCTTATTTGCATATAACTAATcagttttataaatatttgctGCGTTGATTGTTTAGTACTTTATCGTTAAGAAGTCAATTGTATATTGTGTACTTGGACTACTTTATCTAGTTTTTGACGCATGATCATTGGTTTTAGTTTGAGCAGGTTGGCATTGCTAATACAGGCTATGATGAGATTCATGATGTTCATGGCTTAGTGGCACCCAGAGGATTGTCAGGAGATTCATTGAAGAGGTTACCGCACCATATGATCTCAAAGGATATGAAGGCAGATAATACTTGCTGTGCAATATGTTTGCAGgtgattattcttttttttaagatatgtcGATCTCCTAATCCTTTTTCTGTTTCCtatgtgaaaataattaaaaagaacaaCGAATATTGATAAGGAGACTCTGGAAATACTAATATTAAACCAGTAGATAGAAGGTGTAGAACCCTTATCAACATTATGTGCATAGTTAACTAAGGAAGCCTCTACTTTTCTTGCTTGTGATGATTCTCATGAGGTTTATTTTTAATGACCACCAAATGCATTTGCTTTGCCTGCACTAATACTTGCGACAAGTCTTCATTATCcccatttgattattttatgaaaCTGTTAATGTAATGATCTTAACATTGAGAAGTGAAACTTACAGGATATTGAAGTAGGCGAAATTGCACGAAGCTTACCTCGCTGTCACCATACATTTCACTTGATATGTGTGGACAAATGGCTTGTCAAGAATGATTCGTGTCCTGTTTGCAGACAGAATGTGCAACTTGTTCCTTGGGCAATTTGAGATTATCTTTATGGGCGGATGCATATGTtgtattatttgtttctttatatacaaacTGAGATTACCATTAAGTTTTGTATAGTTGACATTGGCTTTTTGTACTATCCTGCGATGTAATTATTAGATAATACTATTTGGTATGAAAGCCAATGCCCAATAACAAATGttttgggagaaaaaaaaatgagaaaatggtAAACTTTGAAAAGTATATCAATgaatgatttttctttcttttgtgaacacgttacatttttctaattaagtTAATTTGCTGTACAATGTTCcgtattattttcaaatattagcaTCTAAGATTAACACGCTAGAACTGTGCGGCCATCTGTACATTGTCTCCAACAATTAGGTCCGTTGATAATTTAGCACGGGACATCACCTTTATGGCGAATTGGTAATGGTTGTCAAAAAGACAATAAAGTGGTATATTTAATAACCATTGATACAACATACGATTAACTTTGTGTGTAGGGCAATGAATAGTCCGTTGTTAGCATGAGAATTTGGCACTAAGattgtcttttcttcattcctcTAGACCATCAATTTGCCACTTATATAAGATGAGTCCGGTGGTTGGAGATGGATGAAGGCAGAAGGGAGGAGAAAGAAGTTGCAGGTTCAAATCCTTCCAATTgacatttctaacaaaattaGTAAACTAACATTTGTTGATTAAAGAAAAAGTGTGAACGTTCACACATAGGCACTCTGATTAGAATTTGAAGTGAATTGGTTATTATTCATCTTTCAAGGGATCCTCTCTTTAATGCATGTATAGACACATTTTGTCTCCTGACTGGGATATATAATATAAGTGACAAGGAATGTCACATTGACATTGTTAGAACGAAACAAAATGGCATCaactttgtcaaaaaaaaaaaaataaaaaaaataaaaaaaaaaaaaaaatatatatatatatatatatataatgtatttaGCTggttttgttcaaaacttgtaTTGATAGAAATCACAACTGCTTTACAATATGGGGGAATAGAATTGACAGGCTACAAGGTGATACAGAGTAAAGGGCTttatcttgaattaaacttgtcCTGATACTCCAAAAGATTATACACAAACTACGCATCACAGCAGCAGCCTTACTTGGACTGATTTCTTATAGTTATTTCCAGAGAAAAGCAAATTGCCAGTGGTGACAGCAGGCCAGGCAACATAATGGTGCTCGATAGGCCACTAATTCATGAGTACTGTCTGCCAGGTTCAAAGAGAGTAAAACCAGCAGTGAGAATAAGATAGAGATCATGCTCAGAGCCAGGACAATACCATCTAAATTTTGTAATTCCAATGGAGCGTTTTTAACACAACCAAAAGTAAAATTTCTACTAGTATTGAGTAATTATCAGTCAGATACATGTGATGAAGCATAACTTTATTATACAATATATTTGACATTGAAACTGGTGTGTAAGCAATGTCTGCCATTATTTTACTTGATTGTTTCTCATATTGGCAGTCAATTTTGCTTATATTCAACCACCCAATCAGAAAATTGATGTCAAAATTTAATGGAGAAACCTCTATGGGTCAAAAATACAGCTTACGTTGGAGCATACGGTGAATATTGAACCACATGGGCATTTCACACAGCAACTGCTTCAGGTCTTTTGCTGGTTTTGATTCCTCTTATAGCTACAAGGGAGTTGAAGCCATGAAAATTATCAAAATCACATTGAATTTCAACACATTGCAATATATATATGCCAAatcacataaatatttttttgggtacCTTCGGCATAATCTTTAGCTCCAAACACAGCAGAGCCTGCAACCAGAGCATTGGCTCCAGCCTCAATCACCTGTCAATCAAGATTATACTGAAAATTGGATCTTACAACTCAAATGGATTAATCCTATTACTATGTCTTGTTGAAAGCATTCTAATTCAATGAATAAAGAAGAATGACCTTCTCcctcattatttattttgaattcctTGTTCTATCCAAAAACTGGAGCACTTCACAAAAAATAGTGGTATACATAAAGTTGAAGTGCATGACCAGATATGCATGTCACATCAGCTGTTTCCAAATATTTTATGTTGAGTTCATTCTCTCAAAAAAGGCAATCATTGAGCACAATCAGATTATGTTAAGCGTGTAGAAGAATACTTGTTACAGATCATTCTAAATTATGAATGGATGGAAGACAATATGATTATGTATGTGGCACCTTGTAAGCATTTGCTGGACCAACTCCACCATCTACTTCAATCCATGGATTCACTCCCTGAAGAGAGAGAATGCAGATAGATATTATGCACAATATACAAGTTGGGGTGGGGATGGGGGGGACAAAAATAATAGACAAACAGTAAAGCAAATGCAATCACCATACCTTTTCCGCGCACACTCTTCTCAAGTCAGAAATTTTCTTTACTTGACTCTCAATAAAACTCTGGCCACCAAAGCCAGGGTTTACGGACATAATTAAGACCAAATCCACCACTGCCAACACGATAacaagattaagagtttttattGTCTCACTACCAAAACAACTTTTAAACATGCAACTCAATGGATTTCAATATGTTGTGAAAGAAGTTGTTTTACTCTCTTTGCcttttgtttataaattataactttCTTTTATAAGTATTGTCAAAACACGAAcaaattcctttttgtccttTAGATAGCTCAGCGTAAActcttctattaaaaaaaaataatgcaaagaAGTAACAGAACTCTTGGTTAACTGACAACTTTGGTAGCTTTTCTATTGGTCCATGGTTAAAGCCTTGGAAAGCCATATAAAGCATACTAGGAACCCGTGTCATAAATCACTAGTGTTCTTATAgtataatgaaaagaaaagaagacaaaaaaaagggagTAAAAATGGCTCACCATCAAGGACATATTCTATTGCACTTAAGGGGGTAGCAGGGTTTAAGACAACTCCAGCTTTAGCTCCCAGACTTTTCACCTAAATCAAGAGAACATAATCAGATATATAAAGCTGAAAAATTGTAACAGGAGAGGGGAAACATATTTCCAAAGAATAATTTCAACTGTCCAGTTCCCTAGATGGCTTTAACATTTTTGCATATAACAATATGTGATTCTCAAAGAAAAAAGCCAACTCTGAAATGGATATACTCAAATGTAAGGCCTCAAATTTCACACTATGGTGCAAACAAAGCTTCAAACAAAGGAAAACTTCTGAGATGGTATAAGGCTTCCGAACTCTATTTATGTATTTAGACACTTCATTGACATGAAGAGGCAAAGCATACCTCATTAGGAATAAGAAGTATGCAACTTCATATATAGCTCTGGTCATCTAGATAAAGAGACCAATGCCTTCTATTGTGTTTTACCATAACCTAAATAATAGGTGATTACTAACCCAAAccaaccaagaaaaaaaaaaaaaaaaagagagatgtgaaataattttaacatcACAGGCCCCAAGAAAATAATAGAGAATATGTAACAGCAAAAAGTAtttcacctttttttaaaatagttttagaaaatgCAAAATTCACTTTAAGGCCAATCCTGGTTTAAAAATTTCCTTGAAATGACATTTGGCTTTATGTATCTTCAAAGGGTTATAAATAAACAATTCCCAAGCTCAAATGCTTCATAAAAAAGTATgtcaattttaatataacaatTTGGTTTAGCAAGTTGATGCCTTATATACTACAAGAAATTGCAATGGTCGTTTCTTCAGCCAGTCCTCAGATTGATTTGTCAATGCTCTCAATCCAcatcatgaaaaataaatatcctTAATAATGATAGTAATCAAGGCATCCCTTCACTGTTACTTAAATCTTTTAGAATTTCATATCAGCATCAATACTATATGTGATGATTACTGTGTCCTTGACAAAAAGATTCTCAAATTGTACTTGACAATTATACATTGgcttaaacatattttagcccctttaattgtttttatctttttacagTTTGATCAAAGTTGGTTCCCCGGTATCAACTTTAAGTTGCAGCAATGTTGTTCAAGAGTTACAGTTCAGGATGAAATCTTACTTGATTAACAGTACGATGCAAATGGATGGTGGAAGATTGTTCACAATGAACACTGACTATATCAGCTCCTGCCTTAATAAAATCTGGTACCCTTTGTTCAGGCTCTACAATCATCTACAGTGTTTCAATAGAAGCCAGAAAATTACTTAGATTCAATATCAGCTTAATTTagtatttgtataaataaagaTGAATACCAGGTGTACATCCAAAGGAAGATCTGTCACAGGGCGCAATGCATCAACCACAAGAGGTCCAATTGTAATATTTGGAACAAAACGGCCATCCATTACATCAACGTGAATCCAATCACAACCAGCCAACTCCACTGCTTTCACCTAGACAAGATAACACACAAACTACAACAATCATGATCGCTGATAATAGAAAAACAtgccttgaaaacaaaaggacaGATTTACTGGCAATCAGCAaacgtgataaaaaaaattatgaaatattatatattgtagtAGCAAAACAAAACATTGGAAACTGAAATACTGATTACAGAATGTAAAGCATGTTATAGAACCTGCTCTCCCAATTTTGCAAAGTTTGCAGAAAGAATGGATGGAGAAACAATGATATCGCTTTTTGAAAACTTGTCAACACGAGATGTAGCCTTCACTGTGGTTGAAATTTTCTTCCTGAATTCACAGAACATAAAGTAACAAAAGAACATTAATGCAGACTATATTATCCTTTCAAATACTCCAAGGCACAGGCCACatttaacaaaatatacatGCACTGCAATCTGCAGAAATATGTACGATCACATGAAAAGTAGTTTTAGAGCTCAACATGAACACAAGGCCACAGACAAACACATGGAAATGCTGACTCATAGAATGAAGCTCGCaagctaacatttttttacccCATTAACGAATTCCCAAACCTCATGAGCATTATCAAATCTAATAGCAAGGGTAGCAAATAAACAGAACCATCAACAGCATAACAAGTTGTCACAGTCCTCCCAGGTGAAGATAACATGTATTCCAACCAGAAGACGATGCATGCATGATGGCATGAAGTAAATCATATCACTTTTGAAATAGCTGATTGCAAGCTACCCAAagattgttcttttctttcaatttgaaCAAATGGTAACAAGTCATCTAAACAGACACCCATCATCACACAAAGTGGTCCCAGTGAGTGaatatgattttcaatcattcaatCCAAAACACAAGAGCGAAATTCATGTTTTGGGTATCCTTGATTTGCTTCCGAATTCAACAAGTGATTGTAAGAAGAGGAATGAATACCTGGAGAAAGTGAGGGAACGAGGATGGGAaagagaggttttgtgaaggcAGAATCCATTGATTTGGGATTGGAGGGTCGATGAACACAAGGAAGAAGTTGCTGCCATCTCCTTCTTCACCTTCAATTCAAGTTTGACTCAGCAATCCTAGGCCTTCACAAAAGTGTGACTGTGTGTGTACGATGTGATGTGGTGTGGTGTGAATTAACTTAGTTTTGTGATATGAAAATTGGAAAATCGTGTGAATGACACGTGTCCTGTGGTTTGGTGGGGGATGTGCTTATCTGCAATGGTTGGCGCTCTGCATCTCTCAGTTCTTCCATAGCCACAAGACACAGCTGCAAGGGCATCTTTgccttaaattattaaatacctGTTATACAtcatatttatagaaaaatttctGAATTCGATTTTGTACTATACATCTTTTGAAAGGGATGAAAAGTTTTAAGAGGATCAATCTAATAGTCAAccaaaagattaaattttttaagaatgttTAGATCTCACTAAAAAGTCATCTTAATTAAGGGAATTCATTTATGTCTATGAAGAACTGATTCGTGTTACTTGTGGCTATAAATAAATGCAAGAGAAAAACATAGCTATCATGTTAAAATCATTTAACGGTGTGTGTAGGGCAAACATTTCTCCACCACTGAAATTCTGTtctagagaaaacaaaaaataccaaaatttaGCCTTTGAAAGCAAAATATGACTTGCATACGTACTTATCTGAAACACGAAACAGCGGTAAAGTAGAATTCAGTGTGCCAAAATTCATGGGGATTATAATACTTTTATTATGCGTTTTGGTGTAAAATTCAAGATTCACATtgcttacaaaaaaaattaagcattttCTTATATAACACGGTGCTCATTAAATGAATACTTTATTGATAGAACTGTCAGAATGTTTCAATTTTTGCGTCAATTTAGCTTAACTTAGTTGTAACATGAGTCCgttcaaaaaaaacaaaaggaagtatcctgaattattttgatttgc
This genomic interval from Glycine max cultivar Williams 82 chromosome 5, Glycine_max_v4.0, whole genome shotgun sequence contains the following:
- the LOC100786514 gene encoding ribulose-phosphate 3-epimerase, chloroplastic, encoding MAATSSLCSSTLQSQINGFCLHKTSLSHPRSLTFSRKKISTTVKATSRVDKFSKSDIIVSPSILSANFAKLGEQVKAVELAGCDWIHVDVMDGRFVPNITIGPLVVDALRPVTDLPLDVHLMIVEPEQRVPDFIKAGADIVSVHCEQSSTIHLHRTVNQVKSLGAKAGVVLNPATPLSAIEYVLDVVDLVLIMSVNPGFGGQSFIESQVKKISDLRRVCAEKGVNPWIEVDGGVGPANAYKVIEAGANALVAGSAVFGAKDYAEAIRGIKTSKRPEAVAV